The Aspergillus oryzae RIB40 DNA, chromosome 5 genome segment AAGGCACCAAGGAGCAGGCTGGCGATACCGCTCACATGGCAGATGAAACAGCTGCTGAGGGCGAAGCCGCTATAGACAAAGCTGGTGCCACCGCTACCGAGGAGCTGCCTGATGTCTCCACTCTCGAAGGACTGACGTGCAACAAATTTGGTAACATTGTCAATGCTGACGGCGTTCCCGTCGGTGAACTTATTGAGGGTGACCCTAGGATCCTCTGCCGCGGTGGCTTCCAGCTCGATGATCAGGGCCAATTCTGGAATAACCGGGGCAAGGTTATTGGCAAAGCCCGACCAGTGCCTGTCGAAGAAAGCCCACCAGGCCCGTTTGCTGATTTGGATGACCTCTTTGTCGTGGAGGACGGCTGGGTTCAGGACGCAAATGGAAGGCGGGTAGGCAAGATCGTTGATGGCGACCCAAAGAAGCTCATCGGCCGAGCAGTAGACGACGATGGCGATGTGGTCGATAAGCGTGGCAATCTTTTGGGTCATGCAGAGCCCTGGGAGGAACCAgatgagcctgagcctgagaAGCCTGACCTCTCTATGCTAGAAGGATATAGAAGCAACAAGTACGGGAATATCATGGGCTCTTCCGGTGTTCCCATTGCTCGTGTTGTCGAGGGAGACTTGAAAGCAGTCGCTGGAAGACCTGTAGACCGCGAGGGAAATATTTGGGGTGATACCGGCGAGGTTATCGGACGGGTCGAGATCATCCCTGAAAATGAGCGTGAAACCCGAGGACCCTTCAGCGGGTTTCGCGATCTGCAAGTCAATCAGGACGGGTTCATCGATGATGCCGATTCGGTGATCGTTGGCAGGGTCAAAGATGGCGATCTCAGTAACCTACGTGGTCTAACTGTTGATGAGCAAGGGAATATTATCGACGAATATGGAGATGTGAAAGGTCATGCTGAACGATATGACCCGCCGGAGGAAcaagtggaagaggaggacctctcttctttggaaGGTAAAACTGTTAATAAACTTGGGAACATTGTGGATACGCATGGAACTGTCTTCGGGCGGGTTGCGTCTGGCTATATCAAGCATTTGGCTGGCAAGAAGGTCGATGCACGAGGCCAGATTTGGAGTGACAGTGGTAAGGTCATAGGGCAGGCTGAACTGATTCCAGATAATGAACAAGAGCGGCCAGAAGGACCCTTTTTCGGGTTGGAGGGCCTTGTTTTGACGAAGGATGGCATGGTCATTGATCCCGAGCAAAAGATTGTTGGTCGGTTAGTCGAGGGTGACCCGCAACGACTTGCAGGTCGAGCggtcgatgaggatggagaacTGCTCGATAAGGCTGGAAATGTCATCGGCCGGGCAGAGCCATGGACCCCAGAAGAGAAGCAGCGCGATGTGAACCCTATGGCAGGGCATAAGGTTAACCGCGAGGGTGAAGTGCGCGATGGGGATGGTAACTTGATTGGCAAGCTTACCGATGGGAATCTCCAACAGCTCATTGGTAAAGAGATTGATGACAATGGGTACGTAGTAGATAATGATGGGAACAAGATTGGTGAATGCACCCTGCTCGAAAACTTaccagaggaggaggagccggAGCAGGAGCCTGAGCTGTCTCCTGAGGAACTGGAAAAacaggagaaagaaaagcaggacCGGGATTTAGCAAAGAGGATGTGTGCAATCCTTCAGCAGACGCTCGACAGTGTCCAACCGATCTGTAAGCAGATAATGCAGGTATGAgatccctctccctccccctaTGTCAAGGCAAAATAAGTGACACTTCTTTCATCCTAGAACATAGAGAAGGCCAACCAAACGCCTAAAGATGAGCTCGACGAGGAAGAGTTGGTCAAGACGGTGAAGCCCTtgattgaagaagctgcGTCCATGCTTCAGGAGTGTAAAGGTGCTCTACGGGCCTTGGACCCCACAGGGGAAGTTGCTGCGACGGCAAAAGCTCGCGACGCGGCTCATGAAGCTACGCCGGAGCAATACTCCCTAGCAAACCTGCTCAAGGAACTCACCCAAACTGTTGTTGAGACCATTGACCAGGGACGCCGACTCATCGCCGATATGCCCCATGCCAAAAAGCAACTCAACCCTTTGTGGGCCCTTCTATCGGAGCCCCTTTTTCAGATCATTGCCGCggttggtcttcttcttacTGGTGTATTGGGTCTGGTTAGCAATCTTCTGGACGGTCTCGGCCTTGGCGGACTTGTTCGAGGGCTGTTAGGGAGTCTTGGGATTGACAAGGTGTTGGAGGGCTTTGGCTTGGGCACTTTAACTGATGCTCTGGGCCTGGGAGGAAGTAAATAAGTAATAATAATGGGGTTTGTGTTATACGCTGAATAtgttctttgatttcctttcaCTCTCAGGGCCATTTATGCTCTCAATCTGTATTGTATAATTGAATTTACAATGTCTGTCAGGCTTCGTCGGGGCTCATTGATAGGCTCAAAGTCCAGTGTTACGCCCGGTACTTCCTCCTAGGACTTATGTACAGCTCCCAAGAAACAGATTAACTGACTATGAGTGTGGGTTTGGTGCCAGTTGTTGGAATTTATGGCCTAACTATGTAATATGAAATCAGGTAAATGAAGATAGCCTTGAAAGAACAGACTAGAAGTAATCAAACCGGCACCTCACCCTGCCACCGCTCAATCAAATGTGATTCTCCCAAAGTACCCTTCAATACCAACACCATGTCATCGATAGCAGACAGGAAC includes the following:
- a CDS encoding DUF3659 domain-containing protein (predicted protein); its protein translation is MTSQTLPGSPFTKGAKATPQHGKAFKSSSDVIGGEQRQQVMPGKRRASGSSGSPIPQEGNDMNAQLGGIAASPAQSASGSVPIGKTAMNEPRRDAQGNVEQFKPSGGQAREELHKTASSAPGDLPTSLSALEGLQVSDGGHILDQNGQTVGQVVEGDPEDLVGMTIGSDGEILDEDGDLVGRVDLLSKPGDAVEEKAADAGEAPSLGAARVNISFKIGEDGRVMNDDEQPVAKVVDGDPRQLVGKTPNEQGQIYDEKGELLGRVEPLSTEEATGAIDEKLEGTKEQAGDTAHMADDTAAEGEAAIDEKLEGTKEQAGDTAHMADETAAEGEAAIDKAGATATEELPDVSTLEGLTCNKFGNIVNADGVPVGELIEGDPRILCRGGFQLDDQGQFWNNRGKVIGKARPVPVEESPPGPFADLDDLFVVEDGWVQDANGRRVGKIVDGDPKKLIGRAVDDDGDVVDKRGNLLGHAEPWEEPDEPEPEKPDLSMLEGYRSNKYGNIMGSSGVPIARVVEGDLKAVAGRPVDREGNIWGDTGEVIGRVEIIPENERETRGPFSGFRDLQVNQDGFIDDADSVIVGRVKDGDLSNLRGLTVDEQGNIIDEYGDVKGHAERYDPPEEQVEEEDLSSLEGKTVNKLGNIVDTHGTVFGRVASGYIKHLAGKKVDARGQIWSDSGKVIGQAELIPDNEQERPEGPFFGLEGLVLTKDGMVIDPEQKIVGRLVEGDPQRLAGRAVDEDGELLDKAGNVIGRAEPWTPEEKQRDVNPMAGHKVNREGEVRDGDGNLIGKLTDGNLQQLIGKEIDDNGYVVDNDGNKIGECTLLENLPEEEEPEQEPELSPEELEKQEKEKQDRDLAKRMCAILQQTLDSVQPICKQIMQNIEKANQTPKDELDEEELVKTVKPLIEEAASMLQECKGALRALDPTGEVAATAKARDAAHEATPEQYSLANLLKELTQTVVETIDQGRRLIADMPHAKKQLNPLWALLSEPLFQIIAAVGLLLTGVLGLVSNLLDGLGLGGLVRGLLGSLGIDKVLEGFGLGTLTDALGLGGSK